TATGGTTACCATTCTTAGCGTTGCGTGCATGGTATGGGGTTTGCTAATTAGTTCATTTTTTGGGCTGAGCTTAAATCCTGACCATCCTCTCCGCAAGGCGTCTTTAACGACTTGGCTTGCCGCTAAAAAAGCTGAGTACCACATTAAAAATAGGGATAAACCTTACATTGATAGTGTTCAAAGAATTCCTCATTTAAAAACAGTTTCCGACCCTAAGCTGTTTCTTTCACAAGGCTATACAGTAGCAAAAGATGGCAAGAAGAATTTTGAAATTTTAAACGGTTATTCGGATGCCATTTTGCTAGAATTGGCTTTGCTTGTTGGAGTGATTCATCTTTGTTTTGGCCTTTTAAGATATGCAAAACGCAATTGGAGTGCTTTTGGATGGGTGGCTTTTCTTATCGGTGGTTATCTTTATTTCCCTAACTATTTAGGAGTTCCTAGCATGCTAACTTATGCATTTGGAATGGATTTAGAAAAAGGCGCTCAATTTGGGTTGTATTTGATGGCGGCTGGCGTTCCCTTTGCTGTAGTTGTGGCTATTATAAGAGCGGGCATTTTGGGAATAGCTGAGATTATGAGTGTCATTCAGGTTTTTGCAGATGCCCTTTCCTATCTCCGTCTTTATGCTCTTGGTCTTGCGGGCTCAATAGTTTCATCAACAATAAATGACATGGCGGACGCGATGCCTTTCGCTATTGCAATTGTCCTTATTATTGGCGCACATATTGTTAATATGTTGCTGGGAATAGTTGGCGGTTTAATTCATGGTTTGCGTCTTAACTTCCTAGAGTGGTATCACTATTCCTTTGAGGGAGGAGGTAAACCATTTAAGGCACTAAAGTTAATTAAGCCAGAATAATATTTAAAGGCTCACCCACATAGTTGAGTGAGAATAAAGGAAATCAGAACTGGAAGGAGAATGAAATGAACTTTAACTTCGATATGGTGGGGCCAGCGTTAGCTCTTGGTCTCTCTGCAATAGGGTGTGCTATTGGATGTGGAATTGCCGGGATGGCTTCGCATGCAGCAATGAGTAGAACAGAAGAAGGACATGGAAAATTTATCGGTCTGGCTTCTGCACCTTCCTCTCAAATTATCTATGGATTCATTTTGATGTTACTGATGAGCCAAAGAATTTTGGCGGGGTCATTATCACCAATTGCGGGTATCGCTATTGGGTTAGCTAGTGGGGCAGCTATTGGTTTTTCAGCTGTTTATCAGGGCAAGGTCTGTGCTTCAGGCATTGAAGCTACCCTAAGGCAACCTTCTGTATTTGGAAAATGTTTTGCAGCGGTTGGGATTATCGAATCCTTTGCGCTGTTTGCATTTGTTTTTGCTCTTCTTATCATGTAAGATGAGATTTAGCTCAAGTTTGCCTTTAGCAGCTTGAGCTATCCTAAGAATTTCCTATCAGATGAATCTGAAATCCTAAGAAGAAAATCTACTTCTAAAAAGTACTTATAATTCTTCTCTTTTATTACATTTCATCTCCATGAGTACAGAAAGCAAATAATCTAAAAGAGGTGAGACTCCTTTGATATCAGTTGAACGAGAAACCGCTTCCCTATAAAGGCTTTCAGCTTCTTGCCACTTTCCCAGGCGTATTTTTACAATACTTGCACGACTTAAATGTTCCGCATTCAATCCAGTGTTGTATTTTGCATCACTGATAATTAATTGGTAATACCTATCTGCTTCCTCTGCTAACGCAATATTGTACATATCAGAAAGCCATAAAGCATCTGGATCTTTCTCTTGTGCTTCCCTATAAAGGCTTTCAGCTTCTTGCCATTTTCCCAGGCGTATTTTTACAATACTTGCACGACCTAAATGTTCCGCATTCAATCCAGTGTTGTATTTTGCATCACTGATAATTAATTGGTAATATCTATCTGCTTCCTCCCAATTCTCTAATGCCTCCTCTGCTGAGGCAATATTGTACATATCAGAAAGCCTTAAAGCATCT
The Chlamydiales bacterium STE3 DNA segment above includes these coding regions:
- a CDS encoding Uncharacterized protein (Product derived from UniProtKB/Trembl:F8L1W3) produces the protein MNFNFDMVGPALALGLSAIGCAIGCGIAGMASHAAMSRTEEGHGKFIGLASAPSSQIIYGFILMLLMSQRILAGSLSPIAGIAIGLASGAAIGFSAVYQGKVCASGIEATLRQPSVFGKCFAAVGIIESFALFAFVFALLIM